A genomic segment from Salvia splendens isolate huo1 chromosome 13, SspV2, whole genome shotgun sequence encodes:
- the LOC121761816 gene encoding uncharacterized protein LOC121761816 isoform X1, with translation MIKTLHFLTLVVEGSCSSNYTYGRFSESVCEIEAKMEENSAGTEKRSWRKDDFTDLLFSWSLKDIFDEDLYKHQVEKIPEVFESVDHYLSSFDFPLLEDMRAAIAASLETVYKAPFAEVVSFKVTKPDTLLYNVKVDSWRNKISDRGKEPYRTLPNDLVLLSDSKPESVSDLQRIGAMYTFASVVKISEDKIGDSSSCEFKLKTTGIADLVDQKSKSLYVVYLTNITTHKRIWMALRMRQNLKIIEKVLVKSDLAKESCELCPLKFHNEVEEKFRSTLLSKSNESQLGAIRASICRIGCNHQPSVELIWGPPGTGKTSTLSTLLYILLEMNVRTLICAPTNTAITELASRVTTLMRNSVKTESGKSLLTCPLGGMLLFGNNDRLKIGSDIQEIFLDYRVDRLTEILVPLTGWMHCVSSMLDFLENCVSHHRIFVENDKIHSREHCDGEAVQSGTNSLLDYARDRFKSLAPPLRNCMLTVVTHLPRSFVDNGNHQKIMQLFSLLDSLEKLLFENNGITCMDLETIFMQQIMTGSESFLDTTSLQCVRSQCLFIIKSLQTSLSNLGFPKVFGKSSTEEFCFQKASLVFCTISSAFKLHSVDMDPFQLLVIDEAAQVKECETTIAFQIKDVRHAILVGDEIQLPATVSSKLSEEAGFGRSLFERLSSMGHPKHLLNVQYRMHPSISWFPNANFYQHQILDGPNVQSKSYERSYLPGKMFGPYSFINVRGGREELDDVGVSKRNMVEVAVVVKLVQKLLKAWNSSKENLSIGLVSPYAAQVAAIQDKLRSRYDHLERITVKVKSIDGFQGGEEDIIIISTVRSHRGGSIGFLCSPKRTNVALTRARHCLWILGNERTLCKSDSVWEEIVSDAKNRRCFFNADDDSDIGKTIIDVKKELDQLDDLLSEESTLFENLRWQVLFSENFRKSFQKLRFSNTKKLVINLLLKLGRGWRPRKLNVDWKCENSSYIIKQFKIDIYYVVCSIDMMKDTIYKQVLKVWDILPMTDTTKLLKRIDSIASMYTDVFINHCNDKLFERNLEVPMSWPLSCDTSRFKNPSSTKSVSGASTSSAECRTYVENSKVSESLLLMKFYSLSCGTVNHLLSDNEGKCVDLPFEVTDEEREIVDFTRSSFILGRSGTGKTTILTMKLYKTFQQYCVASRDSVAAEDNVSTTDEDEEEEEEEEEDDGGNMSITDEVAVEPCHGGTTDPVLHQLFVTVSPKLCHAVKKNVAQMKSISTENNSGHDSFTGMDDVDEVSEFKDIPDTFVGIQQEKYPLIITFHKFLMMLDGSLGKSYFQRFPFVRDSPQFGDRRSVGLQSFLRNNEVTYDRFSSIYWPHFNAKLKKSLDASRVYTEIISHIKGGPLEGGASDYKRSRQDYISLSESRISTLYVEQREAIYDIFEDYEKMKLERGEFDLADFVSDIHLRLNKEDLAGDKMDFVYIDEVQDLTTRQISLFRYICYNVEEGFMFSGDTAQTIARGIDFRFEDIRSLFYKEFVMGSQNRDLSGKKEKGLISDMFTLSYNFRTHTGVLRLAQSVVVLICHFFPHSIDVLPPETSRIYGESPIVLEPGSDDNLIISIFGHSGKSSGKWVGFGADQVILVRDDLAKKEISEYIGHQALILTIVECKGLEFQDVLLYNFFGSSPLSNQWRVVYGFLNEKDLLSGDSGNSFPSFSQSKHNLLCSELKQLYVAITRTRQRLWICENDVEVSKPMLDYWRKLSLVQVKKIDDSLAEAMKRASTPKEWKSQGIKLFWEKNYEMATMCFEKAGDETWEKRAKASGLRAVADSLRGSNSEEAATVLREAAEIFDSIDRVESAAECFYELGEFERAGRIYWDKCGKSELRKAGECFSLAGKYELAAKVYESGNFLRDCLSACSRGKHFNLGLQYIEQWKQDALSNSVIMVKFTEIDRIVQEFLENCALECHKAKDASLMRFVRAFCSTDSKRNFLRSLDCLEDLLVLEEELGNFNEASEIAKSLGHTLREVDLLEKAGQFNNACSLAFSYVISCVLWGFGNRGWPLKSFPQKAELLNRMRSVAQKVCGTYHASICAQSNFLSYDNKNLSELLHFYNASKQYETPIIEILVIRKLLEVHFQVNATKYEWDHELLLDPRSFSQRIGVNQISGGSLVYLWNLWKVHSLEILECLNRLEKNDSVELQGVVGFCFHYFGLRLLDNSRFAFQLLNPDAAWIKPVEGFIRWNKNVATLEARHCASAACKFWLQELIFVGLKVLEALQRLYDSMMKRLSTHCKSMCILYIFDIAKFFLDSKFFHLNFGDSKKLQGFVEQCTEYCNFNFPLDPRESLSENMISLRETELSRNLLEESVMRNIAGRGELTSGQIGRVVKIMLGNDKLKHGFYDKISERLSNGTPWKSFIENLTQPIESHSQRVQESPLRCSREALGQALLRALVETYNISWRVYDYISPHCFIYLVERMLILAPHPSGFFFTTKSSFVEYLVGMPPDANPKTSLTTHNNSRPGIMIDFVGQVVDQFLCNRIETVEWIMKSGINCNSYLPVLLLRSLMILCVLSINWGLSFDIFNQKMSRYDITKHLPKVFYEALRPRRRGYIQFVSAVATAFKLIGDPLVVVVSGDINRSVSYPDAVLLDLRSFSCRTDIMKTLFPRSTSVSDDQPTMDESNVTEPCVIVMPPAVSNEDENIVAKSSETGSATASSAGNDENLESLFLGKKVELEGHISLITHAIESAVVDSKEKGDDKNCDSDAEDEDSKTEDSAAVEVESDPSNKGKGKKKQTKKGNSAAEEVKPSHSNKGKGKGKNKGKSKKGKGGKRK, from the exons ATGATCAAAACCCTCCACTTTCTCACACTTGTAGTGGAAGGATCGTGCTCAAGCAACTATACGTACGGAAGATTCTCTG AATCTGTTTGTGAAATTGAAGCTAAAATGGAGGAAAATAGTGCGGGAACTGAAAAGCGTTCTTGGCGTAAAGATGATTTTACTGATTTGCTGTTTTCGTGGTCCTTGAAAGACATTTTTGACGAGGATCTGTACAAACATCAG GTGGAGAAGATTCCAGAGGTATTTGAAAGTGTGGATCATTATCTTTCATCATTTGATTTCCCTCTGTTAGAAGATATGCGAGCTGCAATAGCTGCTTCCTTGGAGACTGTTTACAAAGCTCCTTTTGCTGAAGTGGTTTCTTTCAAAGTGACAAAACCAGACACACTTCTGTATAATGTTAAAGTTGACAGCTGGAGAAACAAGATTAGTGATCGTGGAAAAGAGCCTTACAGAACATTGCCTAATGATCTTGTACTCCTATCGGATTCAAAACCTGAAAGTGTTTCTGACTTGCAACGCATTGGAGCAATGTACACTTTTGCATCCGTAGTTAAAATTTCTGAGGATAAGATTGGTGACAGTTCATCCTGTGAATTCAAGCTTAAAACCACAGGCATAGCTGATTTAGTTGATCAGAAAAGCAAGTCTCTCTATGTGGTATACTTGACTAACATAACCACTCACAAAAGGATATGGATGGCATTAAGAATGCGCCAAAATCTGAAGATCATTGAGAAAGTATTAGTCAAGAGTGACCTG GCCAAggaaagttgtgaattgtgccCTCTAAAATTTCACAATGAAGTGGAGGAGAAATTTCGATCAACTTTATTATCCAAGTCAAATGAATCACAACTTGGGGCAATCCGGGCCTCCATATGCAGAATTGGATGCAATCACCAACCCTCCGTGGAACTGATATGGGGTCCACCTGGGACTGGCAAGACATCAACTTTGAGTACCTTGCTGTATATCCTCTTGGAAATGAATGTGAGGACCCTCATATGTGCTCCAACGAATACTGCAATTACAGAGTTGGCTTCTCGTGTGACGACACTCATGAGAAATTCAGTTAAAACTGAAAGTGGGAAGAGCTTGTTGACTTGTCCTTTAGGAGGCATGCTCCTCTTTGGGAACAATGATCGCCTTAAAATTGGCTCTGACATCCAGGAAATCTTTTTAGATTACCGGGTTGATAGGCTTACGGAAATCTTAGTACCACTAACTGGCTGGATGCATTGTGTTTCATCCATGCTTGATTTTCTTGAAAACTGTGTCTCTCATCATAGGATCTTTGTGGAAAATGACAAGATCCACTCCCGAGAACATTGCGATGGTGAAGCTGTGCAGTCTGGAACAAACTCACTTCTGGATTATGCTAGAGATCGATTTAAAAGTTTAGCACCGCCCTTGAGAAATTGCATGCTGACAGTTGTCACTCATTTACCAAGAAGTTTTGTTGACAATGGGAACCACCAAAAGATAATgcaacttttttctcttcttgacTCGCTAGAAAAGTTGCTGTTTGAGAACAATGGCATTACATGTATGGATTTAGAAACTATCTTCATGCAACAAATAATGACCGGTTCTGAATCCTTTCTTGATACAACATCCTTACAATGTGTCAGAAGCCAGTGTCTGTTCATTATAAAATCTCTTCAGACTTCTCTTAGTAATCTTGGCTTTCCAAAAGTATTTGGTAAAAGTTCAACTGAAGAGTTTTGCTTCCAGAAAGCTTCACTGGTATTTTGCACTATATCATCTGCATTTAAGCTACATTCGGTTGATATGGATCCCTTCCAGTTACTGGTCATCGATGAAGCAGCTCAGGTTAAGGAGTGTGAAACAACCATTGCGTTTCAGATTAAAGATGTGAGGCATGCTATCCTGGTTGGGGACGAGATTCAGTTGCCAGCAACAGTATCAAGCAAG CTGTCTGAAGAAGCTGGCTTTGGGAGAAGCTTGTTTGAAAGATTAAGCTCAATGGGACATCCCAAACATCTACTTAATGTGCAGTACAGAATGCATCCGTCAATAAGTTGGTTTCCAAATGCAAATTTTTATCAACACCAGATACTTGATGGACCTAATGTGCAGAGTAAAAGCTACGAACGATCATATCTTCCAGGGAAAATGTTTGGTCCCTATTCGTTTATAAATGTTCGTGGTGGAAGAGAGGAGTTAGACGATGTGGGTGTCAGCAAAAGAAACATGGTTGAGGTCGCCGTGGTTGTGAAGCTTGTCCAGAAACTCCTCAAAG CATGGAATAGCTCAAAGGAAAATCTCAGTATTGGTTTAGTTTCTCCCTATGCTGCCCAAGTTGCAGCAATTCAAGATAAGCTCAGATCTAGATACGATCACCTTGAGAGGATTACAGTTAAGGTGAAGTCAATTGATGGGTTTCAAGGTGGTGAGGAAGACATTATAATTATATCAACTGTAAGGTCTCACAGAGGTGGTTCCATTGGTTTCTTGTGTAGTCCTAAAAGAACCAATGTTGCATTGACACGAGCCCG TCATTGTCTGTGGATATTAGGAAATGAGAGAACTTTGTGTAAAAGTGATTCAGTGTGGGAAGAAATAGTATCTGATGCCAAGAATCGGCGATGTTTCTTCAATGCGGATGATGATAGCGACATTGGAAAAACTATTATAGATGTGAAAAAGGAGTTGGATCAACTTGATGACCTTTTAAGTGAGGAGAGTACACTTTTCGAAAATTTAAGGTGGCAG GTTTTGTTCAGTGAGAACTTCAGGAAATCATTTCAGAAACTGAGATTTTCAAATACAAAGAAGTTGGTCATAAATTTGTTACTAAAACTCGGACGAGGTTGGCGGCCTCGGAAATTAAATGTGGACTGGAAATGTGAGAATTCTTCATACATCATAAAACAATTTAAGATTGATATATACTATGTTGTTTGCTCCATTGACATGATGAAGGACACCATCTATAAGCAAGTTTTGAAAGTGTGGGACATATTGCCTATGACGGACACCACAAAATTGTTGAAAAGAATTGACAGTATAGCTTCTATGTATACAGATGTTTTCATCAACCACTGCAATGACAAGTTATTTGAGAG gAATTTGGAGGTGCCAATGAGTTGGCCACTCTCCTGTGATACATCACGTTTTAAGAATCCTAGTAGCACGAAATCAGTCTCAGGTGCAAGTACTAGTTCCGCTGAATGCAGAACTTATGTTGAAAACTCAAAAGTTAGTGAAAGCCTGTTGCTGATGAAATTCTACTCCTTGTCATGTGGTACTGTAAATCATTTGCTTTCGGATAATGAGGGTAAATGTGTTGATCTTCCATTTGAAGTTACCGATGAGGAGAGGGAAATAGTAGATTTTACTAGAAGCAGTTTCATATTAGGTCGTTCTGGCACTGGGAAAACGACTATTCTAACTATGAAGCTGTACAAGACATTTCAGCAGTACTGTGTTGCTTCACGGGATTCTGTGGCAGCTGAAGACAATGTGAGTACCACcgatgaagatgaagaggaagaggaagaggaagaggaagatgatGGTGGCAATATGAGTATCACTGATGAAGTTGCTGTCGAGCCGTGCCATGGTGGAACCACAGATCCTGTATTACACCAGCTATTTGTCACCGTTAGCCCAAAACTGTGTCATGCTGTTAAAAAGAATGTAGCTCAGATGAAAAG CATTTCTACTGAAAACAACTCTGGACATGACAgcttcactggtatggatgatgTTGATGAAGTTTCTGAATTTAAAGATATCCCAGATACTTTTGTTGGCATTCAACAGGAAAAATACCCTCTTATCATTACATTTCACAAGTTTTTGATGATGCTTGATGGCAGTCTGGGAAAGTCATACTTTCAGAGGTTTCCTTTCGTAAGAGATTCCCCTCAATTCGGAGACAGAAGATCAGTGGGGCTACAATCTTTCTTGAGGAATAACGAGGTCACTTATGATCGATTTTCTTCTATATATTGGCCCCATTTCAATGCCAAGCTGAAAAAGAGTCTGGATGCTTCAAGAGTTTATACTGAGATAATCTCACATATTAAAGGAGGTCCTCTGGAAGGTGGAGCATCTGATTACAAGCGAAGCAGACAGGATTACATATCATTATCTGAGAGTAGGATATCTACTTTATATGTGGAACAGAGAGAAgcaatttatgatatttttgagGACTATGAGAAAATGAAGTTAGAACGCGGTGAATTTGATCTAGCTGATTTTGTGAGTGACATTCATCTCAGACTCAACAAAGAAGATCTGGCAGGTGATAAAATGGACTTCGTCTACATTGATGAAGTCCAAGACCTTACAACAAGGCAAATTTCCCTTTTCAGATACATCTGTTACAATGTTGAGGAAGGGTTTATGTTTTCTGGTGATACCGCACAGACCATTGCCAGAGGGATTGACTTCAGGTTTGAGGATATTAGATCCTTGTTCTATAAAGAGTTTGTTATGGGATCTCAAAATCGTGATTTGTCAGGGAAGAAAGAGAAAGGACTTATATCTGATATGTTTACTTTGTCCTACAATTTCCGTACCCATACTGGAGTACTTaggttagctcaaagtgttgtagttcttatatgccatttcttcCCACATTCTATTGATGTACTGCCCCCTGAGACGAGTCGTATATATGGTGAGTCCCCGATTGTTCTCGAGCCTGGAAGTGATGATAacttgatcatttctatttttggacatAGCGGTAAGAGTAGTGGAAAATGGGTGGGCTTTGGTGCTGACCAGGTTATTCTAGTACGGGATGATTTAGCAAAGAAGGAAATTTCCGAGTACATTGGTCATCAAGCTCTCATTCTGACTATAGTGGAGTGCAAGGGCCTTGAGTTTCAG GATGTTCTACTGTATAACTTCTTTGGCTCCTCGCCGTTGAGTAACCAATGGAGAGTCGTGTATGGATTCTTGAATGAAAAAGATCTTCTTTCTGGGGATTCTGGGAATTCCTTCCCGAGTTTTAGCCAGTCAAAGCACAATCTCCTATGCTCTGAGTTGAAGCAATTATATGTGGCGATTACTCGAACAAGGCAAAGATTATGGATTTGTGAAAACGATGTAGAGGTTTCCAAGCCAATGCTTGATTATTGGAGGAAGCTGTCTCTTGTGCAAGTGAAGAAAATAGATGATTCTCTAGCAGAGGCCATGAAGAGGGCTAGCACTCCGAAAGAGTGGAAATCACAGGGTATCAAG CTCTTTTGGGAGAAGAACTATGAGATGGCGACAATGTGCTTTGAAAAAGCAGGTGATGAGACTTGGGAGAAAAGGGCTAAGGCCTCTGGTCTTCGAGCTGTTGCTGATAGTCTACGCGGTTCAAATTCTGAAGAGGCAGCTACAGTGCTTCGAGAGGCTGCAGAAATATTTGATTCAATCGACCGAGTTGAATCTGCAGCTGAATGTTTCTACGAACTGGGGGAGTTTGAAAGAGCAG GAAGGATCTATTGGGACAAATGTGGTAAGTCAGAACTAAGAAAAGCTGGTGAATGCTTCTCATTAGCTGGAAAATATGAACTTGCTGCAAAAGTTTATGAGAGTGGGAACTTCTTAAGAGACTGCTTATCAGCTTGCTCCAGGGGGAAACATTTTAACCTCGGTTTGCAGTATATTGAGCAGTGGAAGCAGGACGCGCTGTCAAACAGTGTAATAATGGTTAAATTTACGGAGATTGATAGAATTGTGCAAGAGTTTTTGGAAAATTGTGCTTTAGAGTGCCACAAGGCAAAGGATGCATCACTGATGAGGTTTGTTCGAGCCTTCTGTTCCACAGATTCCAAACGCAACTTTCTAAGGTCATTGGATTGCCTTGAAGATCTTCTGGTTCTGGAAGAAGAGTTGGGAAACTTCAATGAGGCTTCCGAGATTGCGAAGAGTCTGGGTCATACTCTGCGTGAGGTTGATCTGCTGGAAAAGGCGGGGCAATTTAATAATGCTTGTTCATTAGCCTTTTCTTATGTTATTTCTTGTGTTCTGTGGGGATTTGGAAATCGAGGATGGCCATTAAAATCATTTCCTCAGAAAGCGGAACTTCTAAACAGAATGAGGTCAGTTGCACAAAAGGTTTGTGGAACCTATCATGCATCAATTTGTGCACAGTCCAACTTTTTGTCTTATGATAACAAGAATTTGTCTGAATTGCTGCATTTTTACAATGCTTCAAAGCAATATGAAACTCCAATTATTGAAATTCTTGTAATTCGAAAACTTCTAGAAGTACATTTTCAAGTGAATGCTACCAAGTATGAGTGGGACCATGAACTTCTGTTGGATCCAAGGTCGTTTTCTCAGAGAATAGGGGTGAACCAAATCTCTGGTGGATCACTTGTTTACCTTTGGAACTTGTGGAAGGTACATAGTTTAGAGATATTAGAATGTCTCAACAGACTGGAAAAGAATGATTCCGTCGAATTACAAGGTGTTGTTGGCTTCTGTTTTCATTACTTTGGACTGAGGTTGCTTGATAATTCCAGATTTGCCTTTCAGTTGCTGAATCCTGATGCTGCTTGGATAAAACCTGTTGAGGGTTTCATTCGTTGGAACAAGAATGTGGCGACTTTAGAAGCTCGTCATTGTGCATCAGCGGCTTGTAAATTCTGGCTACAAGAATTAATTTTTGTTGGACTTAAAGTGTTGGAGGCTCTTCAACGACTTTATGATTCCATGATGAAGCGCTTGTCTACGCACTGCAAAAGTATGTGTATACTATACATTTTTGACATTGCAAAGTTCTTCCTCGATTCCAAGTTCTTTCATTTGAACTTTGGAGATAGCAAGAAGCTGCAGGGTTTTGTGGAGCAATGCACTGAATACTGCAATTTTAATTTCCCTTTGGACCCTCGAGAGTCCTTATCAGAAAACATGATATCTTTGAGAGAAACTGAACTTTCCAGGAATTTACTTGAAGAGAGTGTTATGAGAAATATTGCTGGAAGGGGGGAACTTACAAGTGGGCAGATTGGACGTGTAGTGAAGATAATGCTGGGTAATGATAAGCTGAAGCATGGTTTCTATGATAAAATTTCTGAAAGGCTTTCAAACGGAACGCCTTGGAAGTCATTCATCGAGAATCTCACGCAGCCTATCGAGTCACATTCACAACGTGTGCAAGAATCTCCACTTAGGTGCTCAAGGGAAGCTTTGGGTCAAGCGCTGCTTAGAGCTTTGGTGGAAACTTATAACATCAGTTGGAGGGTGTATGACTATATATCTCCACACTGTTTCATATATCTTGTGGAAAGAATGTTGATCCTGGCTCCTCATCCAAGTGGCTTCTTTTTCACAACGAAATCCTCATTTGTTGAATATTTGGTAGGTATGCCACCGGATGCCAATCCAAAAACTAGCTTGACGACACACAACAATTCTCGTCCTGGTATCATGATCGACTTTGTTGGCCAAGTGGTTGATCAATTTCTTTGTAACAGAATTGAAACAGTAGAATGGATAATGAAATCTGGCATCAATTGCAATTCTTATCTTCCTGTTCTCCTTCTGAGATCGCTCATGATTCTGTGTGTGTTGTCTATAAATTGGGGCTTAAGCTTTGATATATTCAATCAGAAGATGTCTAGATATGACATTACAAAGCATCTTCCAAAGGTGTTCTATGAAGCTCTTCGACCTAGAAGGCGGGGTTATATTCAGTTTGTTTCAGCAGTTGCTACTGCTTTCAAGCTTATTGGTGATCCTCTTGTCGTTGTGGTTTCGGGCGACATCAATCGCAGCGTCAGTTATCCTGATGCGGTCTTACTCGACTTGAGATCCTTCTCTTGCAGAACTGATATCATGAAGACACTGTTTCCTAGAAGCACATCAGTATCGGATGATCAACCTACTATGGATGAAAGCAATGTGACCGAGCCTTGCGTCATAGTCATGCCGCCTGCAGTTAGCAATGAAGATGAGAATATTGTTGCAAAATCTTCAGAAACGGGCTCTGCAACTGCTTCAAGCGCAGGGAATGATGAAAATCTGGAGAGTCTTTTTCTGGGAAAGAAG GTGGAACTGGAGGGGCATATAAGCTTGATTACTCATGCTATTGAAAGTGCAGTTGTCGACTCCAAGGAGAAGGGCGATGACAAAAACTGTGACAGCGATGCTGAAGATGAAGATAGTAAAACGGAGGATTCAGCAGCTGTCGAAGTTGAATCTGATCCCAGCAACAAGGGGAAAGGAAAGAAGAAGCAGACCAAGAAAGGGAATTCAGCAGCTGAGGAAGTAAAGCCCAGTCACAGCAACAAGGGAAAAGGAAAGGGTAAGAATAAAGGCAAGTCaaagaaaggaaaaggaggtaAAAGGAAGTAG